In Helianthus annuus cultivar XRQ/B chromosome 9, HanXRQr2.0-SUNRISE, whole genome shotgun sequence, the following are encoded in one genomic region:
- the LOC110886795 gene encoding uncharacterized protein LOC110886795, with product MPFVERSLPVKYLGVPLISSGLHYKDCKILVERLDQRISNWKNKLLSFAVQEIHDNGSWRWPEAWRDSYPVLIQLDNLQLESSRSDKLLWNDGNDLADYSSSRAWHSIREHAKEVDWTNLVWFTQCIPKHAFFMWLVFRRKLLTQDIILQWDWSRRKNMNMMCCLMCYEDNDSHNHLFFECNYSTQVWINVRGKGGMNTVSPEWEPIVSWLAARASSKSAINFISRLIVAASIYFVWQERNASIIKNQTRPPDVLSDLIVQTVRYKLMGVKFKESSNVRRLLESWGIYSTRMEDDGG from the exons ATGCCGTTTGTTGAAAGGTCTTTGCCGGTGAAATACCTGGGAGTTCCTCTTATTTCTTCAGGTCTTCATTATAAAGATTGCAAGATTCTTGTTGAAAGACTGGATCAAAGGATTTCCAACTGGAAGAACAAGCTTCTATCCTTTGCAG TTCAGGAAATTCATGATAACGGATCTTGGAGGTGGCCTGAGGCGTGGAGGGATTCTTATCCTGTCTTAATCCAGCTTGATAATCTTCAGCTGGAATCTAGCCGATCTGATAAGCTCTTGTGGAACGATGGCAATGATTTAGCTGACTACTCTTCATCTCGGGCATGGCATTCTATTAGAGAGCATGCTAAGGAAGTAGATTGGACAAATCTAGTATGGTTCACTCAATGTATTCCCAAGCATGCATTTTTCATGTGGCTGGTCTTTCGTCGTAAGCTTCTAACTCAAGATATAATTCTGCAATGGGATTGGTCGAGAAGGAaaaacatgaatatgatgtgttGTCTTATGTGTTATGAGGATAATGATTCTCATAATCATCTGTTCTTTGAATGCAATTACTCCACTCAAGTTTGGATCAATGTGCGGGGTAAGGGGGGTATGAATACTGTCTCGCCAGAATGGGAACCTATTGTAAGCTGGTTAGCGGCTCGTGCTTCTTCAAAATCAGCTATTAACTTCATCAGTCGGCTCATAGTTGCAGCTTCGATCTACTTTGTCTGGCAGGAACGAAATGCCAGTATAATCAAGAACCAGACGAGACCCCCAGACGTCCTGAGTGACTTAATCGTGCAGACAGTTCGATATAAGCTAATGGGAGTTAAGTTTAAGGAGAGCTCTAATGTTCGAAGATTGCTGGAATCTTGGGGGATATATTCAACACGGATGGAAGATGATGGAGGCTGA